A window of Metabacillus sp. B2-18 contains these coding sequences:
- the merT gene encoding mercuric transport protein MerT, whose amino-acid sequence MKEKVSQVATVFSAFVMAGCCLGPLILIPLGLTGFAGAIAFYSLKYRLLFSIVTIVLLAYSFYMVYGRKGKRKSSVIGLWITTFLVFTMFLFLFSVES is encoded by the coding sequence ATGAAAGAAAAAGTTTCACAAGTAGCCACTGTATTTTCAGCTTTTGTTATGGCGGGTTGTTGCCTGGGTCCACTAATCTTGATTCCCCTTGGACTCACTGGGTTTGCAGGCGCAATCGCATTCTACTCGTTGAAGTATCGGTTATTGTTCAGCATCGTTACCATTGTCCTTCTTGCGTACTCCTTTTATATGGTTTATGGAAGAAAGGGTAAAAGGAAAAGTTCTGTCATTGGCTTATGGATTACAACGTTCCTTGTTTTTACCATGTTTCTTTTCTTATTTTCAGTTGAAAGTTGA
- the merP gene encoding mercury resistance system substrate-binding protein MerP yields the protein MKVQIIRIMMLLSLMLVVSACSNEQEVQKTEVSKSEVKTTAMNSEKDVKAITEAEKTGTFMVIAGMDCCPPSVVEDAIAQVEGAGKTAIKVNGSTAEVTVSFDDTKTNLDAIKTEVSDLGLPVE from the coding sequence GTGAAAGTACAAATAATCAGGATTATGATGTTGCTATCCCTTATGCTAGTGGTTAGTGCATGCAGTAACGAACAAGAAGTCCAAAAAACTGAAGTATCTAAGAGTGAAGTGAAAACAACTGCTATGAATTCAGAGAAGGATGTAAAAGCTATTACTGAAGCTGAGAAGACGGGGACATTCATGGTTATAGCAGGGATGGATTGCTGCCCGCCATCAGTTGTGGAAGATGCCATTGCACAGGTTGAAGGTGCTGGCAAAACAGCCATTAAAGTTAATGGAAGCACCGCGGAAGTAACGGTTTCTTTTGATGATACGAAAACCAATTTAGATGCAATTAAGACGGAGGTTTCAGACTTGGGTCTCCCCGTCGAATAA
- the ltrA gene encoding group II intron reverse transcriptase/maturase, whose translation MNKTKPYAISKRVIYEAFLRVKANKGSAGIDEESIEEFELNLKDNLYKLWNRMSSGSYFPPAVKAVDIPKKAGGTRTLGIPTVTDRIAQMVVKLYFEPSVEPYFHEDSYGYRPRKSAIQALEITRKRCWRYNWVLEFDIKGLFDNIDHVLLMKAVEKHTNIKWIKLYIERWLRAPFQTKEGIKERISGTPQGGVISPVLANLFLHYTFDKWMTINHPNNPFARYADDAVIHCNSEAEAVRLLESLNNRMKECKLELHPSKTRIIYCKDEDRKENHENISFDFLGYTFRPRRSKNRWGKHFINFTPAISNKSKRTIRQEVRNWKLQLKAEKDLEDLSKMFNSKIIGWINFYGKFYKSEMYTTLRHINKALIMWARKKYKRLARHKKRAEYFLGRIANQNPKFFKHWELGIKPTAE comes from the coding sequence ATGAATAAAACAAAGCCATATGCAATATCAAAAAGGGTGATTTATGAAGCCTTTCTAAGAGTAAAAGCAAATAAAGGATCAGCAGGAATTGATGAGGAATCAATAGAAGAATTCGAACTGAACCTAAAGGATAATCTCTATAAACTGTGGAACAGAATGTCTTCAGGAAGTTACTTTCCACCAGCTGTTAAAGCTGTAGATATACCAAAGAAAGCTGGTGGCACAAGGACACTAGGAATTCCAACTGTTACAGATAGAATTGCACAAATGGTTGTAAAACTGTATTTTGAACCTTCGGTGGAACCTTACTTTCATGAGGATTCTTATGGTTACAGACCTAGAAAAAGTGCAATTCAAGCATTAGAGATAACTCGCAAAAGGTGTTGGAGATACAACTGGGTTCTAGAATTTGATATTAAAGGCTTATTCGACAACATTGATCATGTATTACTAATGAAAGCAGTGGAAAAGCACACAAATATCAAATGGATAAAGCTATATATTGAAAGATGGCTTAGGGCTCCTTTTCAAACTAAAGAAGGTATAAAAGAACGTATCTCTGGTACACCGCAAGGTGGAGTCATAAGTCCAGTTCTTGCGAACCTATTTCTACACTACACATTTGATAAATGGATGACCATTAACCATCCCAATAATCCATTTGCTAGATATGCAGATGATGCAGTTATCCATTGCAATTCAGAAGCTGAAGCAGTTAGATTGCTTGAATCATTAAACAATAGGATGAAGGAATGTAAGCTTGAGCTACATCCATCCAAAACAAGAATTATATATTGTAAAGATGAGGATAGAAAAGAAAATCATGAAAATATTTCGTTTGATTTTCTAGGCTATACGTTCAGACCAAGACGTTCTAAGAATAGATGGGGAAAGCACTTTATCAACTTTACACCTGCGATTAGTAACAAATCAAAGAGAACAATTCGACAAGAAGTAAGGAACTGGAAATTACAGTTGAAAGCAGAAAAGGACCTTGAGGACCTATCCAAAATGTTTAACTCAAAGATAATAGGCTGGATAAATTTCTATGGAAAGTTCTACAAATCAGAAATGTACACAACATTAAGGCATATCAACAAAGCCTTAATAATGTGGGCAAGGAAGAAATACAAAAGGTTGGCTCGTCACAAGAAAAGAGCTGAATATTTCTTAGGTAGAATTGCAAATCAGAACCCAAAGTTCTTTAAACATTGGGAATTAGGTATTAAGCCTACGGCTGAATAA
- the merR1 gene encoding mercury resistance transcriptional regulator MerR1: MKFRIGELADKCGVNKETIRYYERLGLIPEPERTEKGYRMYSQQTVDRLHFIKRMQELGFTLNEIDKLLGVVDRDEAKCRDMYDFTILKIEDIQRKIEDLKRIERMLMDLKERCPENKDIYECPIIETLMKK, from the coding sequence ATGAAATTTCGTATCGGAGAACTGGCTGACAAGTGCGGTGTTAACAAGGAGACCATTCGATATTATGAGCGTTTAGGCTTAATTCCAGAGCCTGAACGTACGGAAAAAGGATACCGAATGTATTCCCAACAAACGGTCGATCGATTGCATTTCATAAAACGAATGCAGGAATTAGGATTTACCTTAAATGAAATTGATAAATTGCTAGGGGTTGTCGATCGCGATGAAGCGAAGTGTCGTGATATGTATGATTTCACTATTTTGAAGATAGAGGACATTCAACGTAAAATTGAAGATCTTAAAAGGATTGAACGAATGCTGATGGATCTTAAAGAAAGATGTCCCGAAAACAAAGATATTTACGAATGCCCCATTATTGAAACACTGATGAAGAAATAA
- a CDS encoding Tn3 family transposase, which translates to MRGKELLTEDQRTEFVRIPADMSESELETYYTFSQYDLEIIKRHRRDHNRLGFAVQLCVLRYPGWSLSDVGPIPDYIIEYIASQIDVNPNSFSLYAQREPTKHEHMEEIRQVYGYQNFSLGNYRKAAQFLLNHALQNGNSMYLLRTAQEELRNQKIILPGMTTIERLVWETRQRAEERIFKSLTCTLSKWQKQKLDKLIDPFVDNRKTPLAWLRELPGQSSPEAFLKVIKRLEYIRELKLEINTEQIHPNRLLQLSRIGARYEPHSFRRFKEMKKYAILVAYLVTLSQDLIDQAIEIHDRQMMILQSKGRKTQEEMQKENGKAVNEKVVHFADIGAALIQARNEGLDPFNAIEMIMPWDKIVSSVEEAQKLARPMDYDYLDLLENRFSYLRKYTPTFLKSLEFRSTQGTEPLLQALKTLNEINESGKRKIPNDAPVDFIPKRWKKHVYGDDGIINRHYYEMAALTELKNHIRSGDISVVGSRLHKDFEEYLVPKKDWTTTRLTETKLAVRSSADEYIEERRKSLAQRLTWVSNNLDSLEGVNIEKAKIRVDRLEKNTPEEARAFSLSLYNMLPRIKLTDLLMEVAHWTGFDEMLIHASTNRPPKGEEKVVLMAALMAMGTNIGLTKMAEATPGVTYHQMANAAQWRLFDDAISRAQATLVIFQHKLKLASYWGDGSTSSSDGMRVQVGVSSLHADANPHYGSGKGATIYRFTSDQFSSFYTKVINTNARDAVHVIDGLLHHETDLNIEEHFTDTAGYADSVFGLSHLLGFRFAPRLRDLADSKLFTIQTPNEFPKLENILRGRINTKIIQENFDDVLRVAHSIREGKVSGSLIMGKLGSYARQNKLATTLREMGRIEKTIFILDYISNETLRRRIQRGLNKGEAMNGLARALFFGKRGELRERGIQDQLQRASALNILINAISVWNTVYLTEATKLLKEKGNLREDLLKHVSPLGWEHINFLGEYNFDASKVASLHSLRPLIQ; encoded by the coding sequence ATGAGAGGGAAAGAATTACTAACAGAAGATCAAAGAACGGAATTTGTACGAATTCCAGCTGATATGAGCGAAAGTGAACTAGAAACTTATTATACTTTTTCACAATATGACCTTGAAATTATTAAACGACACAGAAGAGATCATAATCGATTAGGCTTTGCTGTTCAATTATGTGTTCTACGCTATCCTGGATGGTCCCTTTCAGATGTTGGACCTATTCCAGATTACATAATCGAATACATAGCTAGCCAAATAGATGTTAATCCTAATTCATTTTCTTTATATGCCCAACGAGAGCCAACTAAACATGAGCATATGGAAGAAATCCGTCAAGTTTATGGTTATCAAAATTTTTCCTTAGGGAACTATCGCAAGGCAGCTCAGTTTCTTTTGAATCATGCCCTTCAAAATGGAAATTCAATGTATCTTCTTCGTACAGCACAAGAAGAACTACGTAATCAGAAAATTATTCTCCCTGGCATGACTACTATAGAAAGGCTTGTTTGGGAAACTCGTCAACGAGCAGAGGAAAGGATTTTTAAATCATTAACTTGTACTCTTTCCAAATGGCAAAAACAAAAGTTAGATAAACTTATAGATCCATTTGTAGACAATAGAAAAACCCCTTTAGCATGGCTGAGGGAGCTTCCCGGCCAATCTTCACCTGAAGCCTTTTTAAAAGTCATAAAGCGCTTAGAATATATTCGAGAATTAAAATTAGAAATAAATACAGAACAAATCCATCCCAATCGGTTACTTCAATTATCTCGTATTGGAGCACGGTATGAACCCCACTCATTTCGAAGATTTAAAGAAATGAAGAAATATGCAATTCTTGTTGCCTATCTAGTAACACTAAGCCAAGATCTAATTGACCAAGCAATTGAAATTCATGATAGACAAATGATGATTTTACAATCAAAGGGTCGTAAAACACAAGAGGAAATGCAAAAAGAAAATGGAAAAGCAGTGAATGAAAAAGTCGTGCATTTTGCAGATATTGGTGCTGCACTTATTCAAGCACGAAATGAAGGGCTTGATCCATTTAATGCTATTGAAATGATTATGCCGTGGGATAAAATTGTTTCTTCCGTTGAAGAAGCCCAAAAATTAGCCCGACCGATGGATTACGATTATCTAGATTTGTTAGAAAATCGGTTTTCTTATCTAAGAAAATATACTCCTACTTTTCTTAAATCTCTTGAATTTCGTTCTACACAAGGTACAGAGCCATTATTGCAAGCCCTAAAAACGCTAAATGAAATAAATGAATCTGGTAAAAGAAAAATTCCAAATGATGCCCCGGTAGATTTTATTCCTAAACGTTGGAAGAAGCATGTTTATGGTGATGATGGAATAATTAACCGGCACTATTATGAGATGGCTGCACTAACAGAGTTGAAAAATCATATTCGTTCAGGCGACATATCCGTAGTCGGTAGTAGACTTCATAAAGATTTTGAAGAGTATCTTGTTCCTAAAAAAGATTGGACAACAACTCGTCTTACGGAAACTAAACTAGCCGTTCGTTCATCGGCAGATGAATATATTGAGGAAAGAAGAAAGTCACTAGCTCAACGCCTTACATGGGTTTCAAATAATCTTGATTCTCTAGAAGGAGTAAATATCGAAAAGGCTAAGATCCGAGTGGACCGTTTGGAGAAGAATACACCCGAAGAAGCGAGAGCTTTTAGCCTGTCTTTATATAATATGTTGCCAAGAATAAAGCTCACTGATCTTTTAATGGAGGTAGCACACTGGACAGGATTTGATGAAATGTTGATACATGCCTCAACCAATCGCCCACCAAAGGGAGAGGAAAAAGTAGTTCTCATGGCTGCTCTCATGGCGATGGGAACTAACATAGGTCTTACTAAAATGGCAGAAGCGACACCAGGAGTTACCTATCATCAAATGGCTAATGCAGCGCAATGGCGTTTATTCGATGATGCTATAAGTCGTGCACAAGCGACATTAGTAATTTTTCAACATAAGCTTAAACTAGCTTCCTATTGGGGAGATGGAAGTACCTCTTCCTCTGATGGAATGCGCGTACAGGTTGGTGTTTCATCGTTACATGCCGATGCCAATCCACACTATGGGTCTGGAAAAGGGGCAACCATTTATCGATTTACCAGTGATCAATTTTCAAGTTTTTATACGAAAGTCATTAATACCAATGCTCGTGATGCTGTACACGTTATCGATGGATTACTTCATCATGAGACAGATTTAAATATTGAAGAGCATTTTACAGATACAGCTGGCTACGCCGACTCAGTATTTGGATTGAGTCATTTACTAGGATTTCGTTTTGCACCAAGGCTACGTGATTTAGCTGACTCTAAGCTATTCACCATCCAAACGCCGAATGAATTCCCAAAACTAGAAAATATACTCCGTGGTCGTATTAATACTAAAATTATTCAAGAGAATTTTGATGACGTATTACGTGTAGCTCATTCTATTCGAGAAGGAAAAGTGTCTGGTTCACTTATTATGGGGAAATTAGGGTCATATGCGAGACAAAATAAACTTGCAACTACTTTGCGAGAAATGGGGAGAATCGAAAAGACCATTTTTATTTTGGATTACATATCTAACGAAACACTACGCCGTCGAATTCAGCGAGGACTAAATAAAGGGGAAGCCATGAATGGGTTAGCAAGAGCCTTATTCTTTGGAAAACGAGGTGAGTTACGAGAACGAGGAATACAAGACCAACTACAACGTGCAAGTGCTTTAAATATTCTAATAAATGCTATTAGCGTATGGAATACCGTTTATCTTACAGAAGCAACAAAATTATTGAAGGAAAAGGGGAATTTGAGAGAAGATTTACTTAAACATGTTTCTCCGTTAGGATGGGAACACATTAATTTTCTTGGTGAATACAACTTTGATGCAAGTAAAGTAGCAAGTCTACATTCACTACGCCCTCTTATTCAATAA
- a CDS encoding HNH endonuclease signature motif containing protein yields MPKILCRTRSQAIKMYYAVNDFLHTRLRLEISEQKSKVVNLKKNSSEFLGFRFKAHLKKTKKRTLYVARSHMTKNALKNAQIKVKQTIKEIQKHQSVENVWHFNTVIMGIQNYYSAASHITDDLTELNYRLHKALFNRLKELRKEATFQDFPKSLQKRYKGYECKYFKIKEMVLIPIHAQRCKINLNFSQIICNYTTVGRDKIHQNLRAINKQTLTRVMKQFIPSRSIEYNDNRISRFIAQYGKCAVTGVELGLDEWHCHHKTPYHLTKDDSYGNLMILHKSVHLLIHLRDLEKIQVLLNSLKLNEKQLTEVNKLRKQCLNEAI; encoded by the coding sequence TTGCCTAAAATTCTTTGTCGCACTCGTTCACAAGCAATTAAAATGTATTATGCAGTGAATGATTTTCTTCATACAAGGCTTCGCCTTGAAATTAGCGAACAAAAATCAAAGGTGGTCAACCTAAAGAAAAACTCATCAGAGTTTTTAGGTTTTCGTTTCAAAGCCCATCTGAAAAAGACAAAGAAAAGGACTCTTTATGTCGCTCGCTCACACATGACAAAGAATGCGCTCAAAAATGCACAGATAAAAGTAAAACAAACAATCAAAGAGATTCAGAAACACCAATCGGTTGAGAATGTTTGGCACTTTAATACAGTTATAATGGGAATCCAAAATTATTATTCAGCAGCCTCACACATCACTGATGATTTAACTGAGCTGAACTATCGTCTTCATAAAGCGTTATTTAATCGTTTAAAAGAATTGAGAAAAGAAGCTACGTTTCAGGACTTTCCAAAATCCTTACAGAAACGGTACAAGGGATATGAGTGTAAGTACTTCAAAATAAAAGAAATGGTACTTATCCCAATTCATGCCCAACGTTGTAAGATAAATCTGAACTTCTCTCAAATTATTTGTAACTACACTACCGTAGGTAGGGACAAAATTCATCAAAACTTGCGAGCAATCAATAAACAAACGCTTACTCGTGTGATGAAACAGTTCATACCGAGCCGTTCCATCGAATACAACGATAACCGGATAAGTAGATTTATTGCACAATATGGGAAATGTGCTGTTACAGGGGTTGAATTAGGACTGGATGAATGGCATTGTCACCATAAGACACCGTACCATCTCACCAAAGATGATTCATACGGAAACTTAATGATATTGCATAAATCTGTCCATCTCCTTATACATTTGAGAGATTTAGAGAAAATACAAGTGCTTTTAAACTCACTCAAGTTAAATGAAAAGCAACTTACAGAAGTCAATAAATTGCGTAAGCAATGTCTGAACGAAGCTATCTGA
- a CDS encoding recombinase family protein produces MKFGYARVSTQDQSLSLQLDALAHYGVDQIFEEKESGKMKNRPQLDELLKVLRKDDTVIVYKLDRISRSTKHLIELMEYFESKEIHFVSIQDKIDTTTAMGRFFFRMLASIAELERDIISERTKDGLTAARARGRNGGRPKVDLKKIELAIKMYESKDYSLSQIKTATGIGATTLYRYLEKKKDI; encoded by the coding sequence TTGAAATTTGGATATGCACGCGTAAGTACACAAGATCAATCATTATCATTACAACTCGATGCATTAGCTCACTACGGAGTGGATCAGATTTTTGAAGAAAAAGAATCAGGAAAAATGAAAAATCGACCTCAATTAGATGAACTACTTAAAGTTTTACGTAAAGATGACACGGTCATTGTTTATAAATTAGATCGTATCAGTCGTAGTACCAAACATTTAATTGAGCTTATGGAATATTTCGAATCAAAGGAAATTCATTTTGTTTCCATACAAGACAAGATCGATACCACAACTGCTATGGGACGGTTCTTTTTCAGAATGTTAGCCAGCATAGCAGAATTAGAACGAGATATTATTAGTGAACGAACGAAGGATGGATTGACGGCTGCTAGAGCTAGGGGAAGAAACGGAGGCAGACCGAAGGTTGATTTAAAGAAAATAGAACTTGCTATAAAAATGTATGAAAGCAAAGATTACTCTTTATCTCAAATTAAGACGGCAACAGGCATTGGAGCGACAACCTTATATCGTTATCTAGAAAAGAAAAAAGATATCTAG
- a CDS encoding organomercurial lyase MerB3 produces the protein MNQNHLNTSLKDKVLQSLGLPEEGFEGKIRLLSPSENSIRLDILLFMAEGKIVNINDLTATEEQIDVQSALQRLRELDLIHWDQNSGDVNVAYPFSGVPTPHRVTLAGMLPAYSMCAIDALGIPSMFTDAVIESECAFCGEKITIDVKNNMPVANPDTVVVGLGTTDAADTNACCDSSCESNEPTSISTSCCPAIQFYCSEEHWQKANEKNSTTAKDKLTLAEAFEVGAAVFGGTLSGSKGK, from the coding sequence ATGAATCAAAATCATTTGAATACTTCGTTAAAGGACAAGGTGTTACAATCACTTGGTTTGCCAGAAGAAGGATTTGAGGGAAAAATCCGTTTATTGTCTCCTTCAGAAAATAGTATCCGTTTAGACATTCTTCTTTTCATGGCTGAGGGAAAAATCGTCAACATCAATGATTTAACTGCAACAGAGGAACAAATTGATGTCCAATCTGCTCTTCAACGTTTAAGGGAATTGGATTTAATTCACTGGGACCAAAACTCTGGGGATGTGAACGTGGCGTATCCTTTTTCAGGAGTTCCGACTCCACACCGTGTTACATTGGCTGGAATGTTGCCAGCTTATTCCATGTGTGCGATTGATGCCCTTGGCATTCCATCGATGTTTACAGATGCCGTTATTGAATCGGAATGTGCATTTTGCGGTGAAAAGATTACCATCGATGTGAAAAACAACATGCCCGTTGCCAATCCTGATACCGTGGTTGTAGGCTTGGGAACAACGGATGCTGCCGATACCAACGCATGCTGCGATTCTTCTTGCGAATCGAATGAGCCAACGTCCATTTCTACCAGCTGTTGCCCAGCCATTCAATTTTATTGTTCTGAGGAACATTGGCAAAAAGCGAATGAAAAGAATTCAACAACGGCGAAGGACAAGCTGACTCTTGCGGAAGCCTTTGAGGTTGGGGCTGCTGTTTTTGGCGGCACGTTATCTGGCTCTAAGGGTAAGTAA
- the merE gene encoding mercury resistance MerE, producing MRGETEMKNIIKSSGWFLVALITCPCHLFLLLPLIAGTALGSYFTEFKNVIFIMMGLLFVFALFKGWRKLDPETKEETKKDTTTHDCCSMEKFKS from the coding sequence ATAAGAGGTGAAACAGAAATGAAAAACATAATAAAAAGTTCAGGTTGGTTTCTTGTCGCACTCATCACATGCCCGTGTCATCTGTTTTTACTACTTCCGTTGATTGCAGGAACAGCACTGGGATCATACTTCACGGAATTTAAAAATGTTATTTTCATCATGATGGGTCTGTTATTCGTTTTCGCTCTTTTCAAGGGCTGGAGAAAACTTGATCCAGAAACAAAAGAGGAAACAAAGAAAGATACAACCACACATGATTGTTGCAGCATGGAGAAGTTCAAGTCATGA
- the merA gene encoding mercury(II) reductase, which yields MKKYRVNVQGMTCSGCEQHVAVALENMGAKAIEVDFRRGEAVFELPDDVKVEDAKNAIADANYHPGEAEEFQSEQKTNLLKKYRLNVEGMTCTGCEEHIAVALENAGAKGIEVDFRRGEALFELPYDVDIDIAKTAITDAQYQPGEAEEIQVQSEKRTDVSLNDEGNYDYDYIIIGSGGAAFSSAIEAVALNAKVAMIERGTVGGTCVNVGCVPSKTLLRAGEINHLAKNNPFVGLHTSASNVDLAPLVKQKNDLVTEMRNEKYVNLIDDYGFELIKGEAKFVNENTVEVNGNQITAKRFLIATGASSTAPNIPGLDEVDYLTSTSLLELKKVPNRLTVIGSGYIGMELGQLFHNLGSEVTLIQRSERLLKEYDPEISEAITKALTEQGINLVTGATYERVEQDGDIKKVHVEINGKKRIIEAEQLLIATGRKPNTESLNLHAAGVEVGSRGEIVIDDYLKTTNSRIYSAGDVTLGPQFVYVAAYEGGLAARNAIGGLNQKVNLEVVPGVTFTSPSIATVGLTEQQAKEKGYEVKTSVLPLDAVPRALVNRETTGVFKLVADAKTLKVLGAHVVAENAGDVIYAATLAVKFGLTVGDLRETMAPYLTMAEGLKLAVLTFDKDVSKLSCCAG from the coding sequence ATGAAAAAATATCGAGTGAACGTGCAAGGAATGACATGTTCGGGTTGTGAACAGCATGTAGCTGTCGCTCTTGAAAACATGGGTGCAAAAGCGATTGAAGTAGATTTTCGCCGTGGAGAAGCTGTATTTGAGCTTCCTGATGACGTGAAAGTTGAAGACGCGAAAAATGCGATTGCTGACGCAAACTATCACCCGGGCGAAGCAGAAGAATTTCAATCGGAACAAAAGACGAATTTATTGAAAAAATATCGGCTAAACGTTGAAGGAATGACCTGCACTGGTTGTGAAGAACATATTGCGGTTGCTCTTGAAAATGCAGGTGCAAAAGGGATTGAAGTAGACTTTCGTCGCGGAGAAGCACTGTTTGAACTACCGTATGATGTAGACATTGATATCGCGAAAACAGCGATTACTGACGCACAATATCAACCGGGCGAAGCAGAAGAAATACAAGTGCAATCGGAAAAAAGGACAGATGTAAGTTTAAATGATGAAGGTAACTATGATTATGATTACATCATCATCGGTTCTGGTGGAGCTGCCTTTTCATCTGCCATTGAAGCCGTTGCTTTGAACGCAAAAGTGGCTATGATTGAGCGTGGAACGGTGGGTGGAACTTGCGTTAATGTCGGATGCGTTCCTTCTAAGACCTTATTAAGAGCAGGGGAAATCAATCATCTAGCAAAAAATAATCCATTTGTGGGATTACACACTTCGGCTTCAAATGTTGATTTAGCGCCATTAGTAAAACAAAAGAATGATTTAGTAACCGAGATGCGAAATGAAAAATATGTGAATTTAATTGATGATTATGGTTTTGAATTAATAAAAGGTGAAGCAAAATTCGTAAATGAAAATACAGTTGAAGTAAATGGCAATCAAATCACAGCCAAAAGATTTTTAATAGCTACAGGTGCTTCTTCAACTGCACCTAATATTCCCGGATTAGATGAAGTAGATTATTTAACAAGCACTAGCTTATTGGAATTAAAGAAGGTTCCAAATCGTCTTACCGTAATTGGTTCAGGATATATCGGCATGGAATTAGGACAACTATTTCATAACCTCGGGTCAGAAGTCACTTTGATTCAAAGAAGCGAGCGTCTATTAAAAGAATACGATCCTGAAATTTCAGAAGCCATTACTAAGGCCTTAACAGAACAGGGAATTAATTTAGTAACAGGTGCAACCTATGAACGAGTTGAGCAAGATGGAGACATTAAAAAAGTTCATGTTGAGATAAATGGTAAAAAGCGAATTATTGAAGCAGAACAATTGCTAATTGCCACTGGAAGAAAACCAAATACAGAATCATTAAACTTACATGCAGCAGGCGTTGAAGTTGGTTCCCGTGGTGAAATTGTCATTGATGATTATCTTAAAACGACCAATTCCCGAATTTATTCAGCTGGAGATGTCACTCTCGGTCCCCAATTTGTTTATGTAGCTGCTTATGAAGGTGGACTTGCTGCTCGTAATGCAATCGGAGGACTAAATCAAAAGGTCAATTTAGAAGTGGTTCCAGGCGTTACGTTTACTTCTCCATCGATTGCAACGGTTGGTTTAACGGAGCAACAGGCAAAAGAAAAAGGATATGAAGTGAAAACATCGGTATTGCCGTTGGATGCTGTTCCAAGAGCGCTCGTTAATCGGGAAACAACAGGTGTTTTCAAATTAGTGGCAGACGCGAAAACATTGAAAGTGTTAGGGGCGCATGTAGTGGCAGAAAACGCAGGAGACGTAATTTATGCAGCAACATTAGCTGTGAAATTCGGTTTAACTGTTGGAGAT